Part of the Gilliamella sp. wkB7 genome is shown below.
AAGTTCAGTTGAATGGGGACTAAAATATTGTAATAACGAAATTTGTTATCCTGCGACTATTATTGTGGGTGATATTGTTAAGGCGTTACGTTCTGGAAAATACAATCGTGAAGAGGTCGCGGTAGGCATTACGCAAACAGGTGGGCAGTGCAGAGCAAGTAGCTATTTATCATTAATTAAAAAAGCGATGATCAGTAATGGTTTTGATGATATTCCAATTATTTCACTTAGTACGGGTAATATGAGTCAAGATGAACAACCTGGATTTAAAATTAATTGGCTCAAAACATTACCTATTAGCTTTTTTTCTATATTGTTTGCTGATTCACTATCCAAAATGTACTATGCCATAGCGCCAAGGGCAAAAGTAAAACAACAAGCGAATCAACTTAAAGAACTCTATACTCGAAAATTACAACAACTGATTAATCAAAAGAAAGGGTCACGCTCAATATTTGCGCTATTAGCCGATGCAGTTAAACATTTTAATCAAATTGAAGTTGTAAATAATAAAGATTGTCCTCAAATCGGTATTGTTGGAGAAATTTACGTCAAGTATAACAACTTTGGTAATCAGCATAGTGTTGAATGGTTAATAGATCAGGGTATCGAGCCAGTTATTCCACCTATGATTGAATTTTTTGCACAATGTTTTGTCAACCATGACAGTAATGTGGATAATCATTTAGTATCAAAAACCTATCATTCTTATTTAATGCATTTTTTTGAAAAAATAGCACAACGTTATATCGATAAAACTAATAAAATTTTGTCGACTTTCAAATATTATCAACCATTCCATAATATTCGCGATATTTCTAAAAAAGCTAAGCAGATCCTTAATTTATCCAATCAATTTGGTGAGGGATGGTTGATACCAGCTGGCATTATGACTTTTGCTGAATATGGAATTAACAATGTTATTAGCTTGCAACCATTTGGTTGTATTGCCAATCATGTGGTATCAAAAGGTGTTGAAAAGCGTATGCGCGATCTTAATCCTAAACTCAATTTATTGTATTTAGATTTTGACGATGGCGCAGGTGAAGTAAATGTGCTTAACCGTTTGCACTTTATGGTAAGTTCATTAAAGTATTCACAGCTACAACGAATTGTGTAATAAAAACTAAAGGGTTAGTTTATTTTACTTTATTAAATTAACTAAACTGTAGGTTAATTTTTTAGGATCGATTGTGATATCAATTTACCAATTAAAACCCAAATTTCAATCACTACTGCGCCCGTATGTGAATAGGCTCTACAATGCCAATATAACGGCTAATCAAGTGACAGTTTCAGCTTGCTTGGGATCAATTTTTGTATCTTTTATTGTCGGTTTGCTTTCATCTTATCAATGGATTTTTTGCGTCATTCCCATTTGGATGTTGATTCGTATGGCTCTTAATGCCATTGATGGTATGTTGGCACGTGAATTTAATCAAAAAACGCATTTAGGAGCTTATTTAAATGAAATTGGAGATGTTATTTCCGATAGTGCGTTATTATTGGTTTTTACACAACTCGATAATGTAAGTAACTATCTGGTTATATTAGTTATTTTGTTCTCTTTTTTAACGGAATATACGGGTGTTTTAGGTGTGATGATTGGCGCGTCAAGGCGCTATGATGGCCCTATGGGCAAAAGTGATCGTGCTTTTGTCTTTGGAATAATTAGTTTAGGCATTGGAATTTATCAATTACCGTTAGATTGGATTGATCCATTGTTATGGATTGTTAATTTTTTACTAATATACACTGTGATTAATCGGATTCGAAAAGGTCTGCAAGAAACACAAAAATGAAAAAAGGAAATAATATGCGTGATCAACAACAAAAAACTTTTATAAGTCACGATGGCTGTCAATTATTTTATCGTTATTGGCCAGCAGTTGATAGCAGTGATGGACTTTCTTCAAAAGCGATTGTGCTTTTTCATCGCGGTCATGAACATTCAGGTCGTGTTGCTCATCTTGCTGATGAATTGAATCTACCAGATTATCAGATCTTTGCTTGGGATGCGAGAGGTAATGGTCAATCAGAAGGTGAACGAGGTGATGCGCCTAATTTTGCAACGTTAATTAAAGATGCTAACTGCTTTATTGAACATATTTTGCAAGAATATCATTTAAAACATCAAGATATTGCCGTTATTGCCCAAAGTGTTGGGGCAGTGATTGCTTCTGCTTGGGTACACGACTATGTGCCTAATATTCGTGC
Proteins encoded:
- a CDS encoding CDP-alcohol phosphatidyltransferase family protein; amino-acid sequence: MISIYQLKPKFQSLLRPYVNRLYNANITANQVTVSACLGSIFVSFIVGLLSSYQWIFCVIPIWMLIRMALNAIDGMLAREFNQKTHLGAYLNEIGDVISDSALLLVFTQLDNVSNYLVILVILFSFLTEYTGVLGVMIGASRRYDGPMGKSDRAFVFGIISLGIGIYQLPLDWIDPLLWIVNFLLIYTVINRIRKGLQETQK